A stretch of Thermoanaerobacter uzonensis DSM 18761 DNA encodes these proteins:
- a CDS encoding biotin--[acetyl-CoA-carboxylase] ligase, with amino-acid sequence MLRQRLLRLLKENKGEYISGQKLSDELNVSRTAIWKHINELKNEGYQIEAHHKLGYILLSEPDLLIYEEVSPYLTTDFIGKNYIHKLVIDSTNNLAKEIASNVPDGTVIIAEEQTAGRGRLGRSWISQKGCGIWMSIILKPNIQPQEAINLTQVAAISVVKAIEEVFHVESKIKWPNDIILNNKKVCGILTEMSSEIDKINYVIIGIGVNVNCDNFPEELKGKATSLYLETNSKVDRKKLTASILNNLEFYYNAYLQKGFVYIRPICIEKSITIGRQIKVIANEGEIEGKAVTIDNNGSLVVETKEGKRLSIMSGDVSVRGLLDYV; translated from the coding sequence ATGTTAAGACAAAGACTTCTTAGACTTTTAAAAGAAAACAAAGGGGAATATATCTCTGGGCAAAAACTTTCTGATGAGCTCAACGTTTCAAGAACTGCTATATGGAAACATATAAATGAATTAAAAAATGAAGGATACCAAATAGAAGCCCATCATAAGCTGGGGTATATATTGCTTTCTGAGCCTGATTTGTTAATTTATGAAGAAGTATCCCCTTATCTTACTACAGATTTTATAGGAAAAAATTATATACATAAGTTAGTCATTGATTCTACAAACAACCTTGCCAAAGAAATAGCATCAAACGTTCCTGATGGCACAGTAATTATTGCCGAAGAGCAGACAGCAGGAAGAGGACGATTAGGAAGAAGTTGGATATCTCAAAAAGGCTGTGGCATCTGGATGTCTATCATTTTAAAACCAAATATACAGCCACAGGAGGCAATTAATCTCACACAAGTAGCGGCAATTTCTGTAGTCAAAGCTATTGAAGAAGTATTTCACGTAGAAAGCAAAATAAAATGGCCAAATGATATAATACTAAACAATAAAAAAGTGTGTGGAATATTGACAGAGATGAGTTCAGAGATTGACAAAATAAACTATGTGATAATAGGAATTGGAGTCAATGTAAATTGTGACAATTTCCCTGAAGAATTAAAAGGGAAAGCCACTTCCTTGTACTTAGAAACCAACTCTAAAGTTGATAGAAAAAAACTTACCGCCAGCATTTTAAATAACCTGGAATTTTATTATAATGCATATTTACAAAAAGGCTTTGTATACATAAGGCCTATATGCATTGAAAAATCCATAACAATAGGAAGGCAGATAAAAGTCATTGCCAATGAGGGTGAAATTGAAGGGAAAGCTGTAACTATTGACAATAATGGAAGTTTGGTAGTAGAGACTAAAGAGGGCAAAAGACTTAGTATTATGTCAGGAGATGTGTCTGTAAGGGGGTTACTGGATTATGTTTAA
- a CDS encoding phosphatase: MKLVLDTHTHTISSGHAYSTITENAREAYKKGLQLICMTDHGPKMPGAAHLWYFGNLKVLPEKIEGVEILKGVEVNIMDEEGNLDLPEGILKKLDIVIASLHDVCFEPSDDIERNTKAIINAIKNPCVDIIGHPGNPIYPIDIEKVLMAAKEYGKFIEINNSSFVSSRKGSEENCFLIAKKAKEMGVKIAVGSDAHVSFDVGRFDEALKVIKNAGITEDLVLNTDVGKIKEYLKEKKRKIGGEEE, translated from the coding sequence TTGAAGTTGGTTTTGGACACTCATACTCACACAATTTCAAGCGGTCACGCTTACAGCACTATTACAGAAAACGCAAGAGAGGCTTATAAAAAAGGGCTTCAACTTATATGTATGACAGACCACGGGCCTAAAATGCCAGGAGCTGCTCACCTTTGGTATTTTGGAAATTTAAAAGTGTTACCTGAAAAAATAGAGGGGGTGGAGATATTAAAAGGGGTAGAAGTTAATATAATGGATGAAGAAGGAAATTTGGACTTACCAGAAGGAATACTTAAAAAACTAGATATAGTGATTGCCAGTTTGCATGACGTGTGTTTTGAACCAAGTGACGATATAGAAAGAAACACAAAAGCTATTATAAATGCTATAAAAAACCCTTGTGTAGATATAATAGGACATCCTGGGAATCCCATCTATCCAATAGATATTGAAAAAGTTTTAATGGCTGCTAAAGAATATGGCAAATTTATTGAAATAAACAACAGCTCCTTTGTAAGTTCAAGAAAGGGCAGTGAAGAAAATTGTTTTCTCATTGCTAAAAAAGCGAAAGAAATGGGAGTAAAAATTGCTGTAGGAAGCGATGCCCATGTAAGCTTTGATGTAGGAAGGTTTGATGAAGCTCTCAAAGTTATTAAAAATGCCGGTATAACTGAGGATTTAGTGCTTAATACTGATGTTGGAAAAATAAAAGAATATCTTAAAGAGAAAAAACGAAAAATTGGAGGAGAGGAAGAATGA
- a CDS encoding peptidoglycan D,D-transpeptidase FtsI family protein yields the protein MSNLNRNIKILFWFFSILFFGLVAYLTYFQIYERDKLITSSYSVYNRRLIEQEKKILRGSILDRNGTVLAKSVFVDGSQKREYLDGPAFAQVIGYSRRIYQQGNAGIEKAYDKELLGMVGNDPMTILRKLVLAKGQVGDNVYLTIDKTLQDLAYKEMEGKKGAVVALNPKTGEILAMVSSPSYDPNTLGENWEEIMTSSEHVVLNRAAQGLYPPGSVFKIITTAAVLTYKPELYNKIFDCKGYIIVDGNKINDFGGIAHGTEDFRQAFYRSCNSFFIQVGLDLGSENLQTMAYAFGLNKRVPLEIDTAQNYFPPIEGKVALAESSIGQGKILVTPLTMALVASAVANDGVMMKPYLMRYVADPISGAIIEKSTPSQYLNPISKKVADTIKQLMIGVVNNKEGTGKAAQISSITVAGKTGTAENPHGDPHAWFVGFAPAENPQIVVSVIVENGGEGGKVAAPIARDIIRAYLTK from the coding sequence ATGTCCAACTTAAATCGCAATATTAAAATTCTGTTTTGGTTTTTTTCTATACTTTTTTTCGGCCTAGTTGCCTATTTAACTTATTTCCAAATATATGAAAGAGATAAATTAATTACTAGTTCGTATAGTGTTTACAATCGAAGACTTATAGAACAAGAAAAAAAGATATTGCGAGGCAGTATTTTAGACAGAAATGGGACTGTACTTGCAAAAAGCGTGTTTGTAGATGGCTCACAAAAGAGAGAATACCTAGATGGGCCTGCTTTTGCGCAAGTAATAGGCTATAGTCGCAGAATATATCAACAAGGAAATGCAGGAATAGAGAAAGCTTATGACAAAGAATTACTTGGGATGGTAGGAAATGACCCAATGACTATTCTTAGAAAATTGGTTTTAGCAAAAGGACAGGTAGGAGATAATGTATATTTGACAATAGATAAAACTCTTCAAGACCTTGCTTACAAAGAGATGGAGGGTAAAAAAGGAGCGGTTGTAGCTTTAAATCCAAAGACTGGAGAAATTTTAGCAATGGTTTCTTCTCCTTCTTATGACCCCAATACTTTAGGAGAAAATTGGGAAGAAATAATGACAAGTTCTGAACACGTAGTTTTAAATAGAGCTGCGCAAGGGTTGTATCCTCCAGGGTCTGTCTTTAAAATTATAACCACTGCAGCAGTTTTGACATATAAACCTGAATTATATAACAAGATTTTTGATTGCAAAGGATATATAATTGTGGATGGCAACAAGATAAATGATTTTGGAGGCATTGCTCATGGAACAGAGGATTTTAGACAAGCTTTTTATAGGTCTTGCAATTCCTTTTTTATACAGGTTGGTTTAGATTTAGGAAGCGAAAACTTGCAAACAATGGCTTATGCTTTTGGTCTAAATAAACGAGTTCCTTTAGAAATAGATACAGCACAAAATTATTTTCCTCCTATTGAAGGAAAAGTTGCTTTAGCAGAATCTTCTATAGGACAGGGTAAAATCCTTGTAACACCTCTTACAATGGCTTTAGTTGCTTCTGCCGTTGCAAATGATGGGGTTATGATGAAGCCTTATTTGATGAGATACGTGGCAGATCCTATTTCAGGGGCAATCATTGAAAAAAGCACTCCTTCACAGTATTTAAATCCTATATCAAAAAAGGTGGCAGATACTATTAAACAATTGATGATAGGCGTAGTTAACAATAAAGAGGGGACAGGTAAAGCTGCACAAATTTCTAGTATTACAGTTGCAGGCAAAACTGGTACTGCAGAAAATCCTCACGGGGATCCCCATGCCTGGTTTGTAGGTTTTGCACCTGCCGAAAATCCGCAAATTGTCGTAAGTGTAATAGTTGAAAATGGTGGTGAAGGTGGGAAAGTAGCAGCACCTATAGCAAGAGATATAATAAGAGCTTATTTAACTAAATGA
- the uvrC gene encoding excinuclease ABC subunit UvrC — MAIEEKLKLLPEKPGVYIMRDKSGKIIYVGKAVVLKNRVRQYFQNKENQLPKVKVMLSHVEDFEYIVTDTELEALMLECNLIKKYKPKYNILLKDDKNYPYIKVTVNEEYPRIMFTRRIEPDGAKYFGPYSSAFAVRETIKLVRKMFPVRTCNRNIEKDIGKVRECLYYHIGLCSAPCTNKINKEDYRKLVDQAVLFLDGKRDWLIQKLKEDMQKAAEELRFEEAARIRDQIFAIERTSEKQKVVSVGEDEQDIISMARSADISCIQVFFVRDGKLSGREHYYMKNTEGMERGEVISSFIKQFYEGAPYIPKEIITDVELDERELLSEWLSQKRGNKVFITIPVRGKKKELVDMVYQNALEALKNDISIRDEISKDQAALELSNLVGLDYAKRIEAYDISNTRGQENVGSMVVFVDGKPKKSQYRKFNIKYVEGQDDYESMREVIERRFLHGIEEKELIEKGELEEDKAKFAEMPDLIFVDGGIGHVNAVLQVLSGWGISIPVYGMVKDSKHRTRGLVSPQGEIDIPMTTKAFRLIAQIQEEAHRFAITFHKEKQSKRFKSELLNIPGIGEKRAKALYDAFKSIEEIKRASVEDLKKVEGMNEKAAQAVYEYFRK, encoded by the coding sequence ATGGCCATAGAAGAAAAATTAAAGCTTTTGCCTGAAAAACCTGGTGTTTATATAATGAGAGATAAAAGTGGCAAAATAATTTATGTAGGTAAAGCGGTAGTTCTCAAAAATAGAGTGAGGCAGTACTTTCAAAACAAAGAAAATCAATTGCCAAAAGTAAAAGTAATGCTTTCTCATGTGGAAGACTTTGAGTACATTGTTACTGATACTGAACTTGAAGCTTTAATGTTGGAATGTAACTTAATTAAAAAGTATAAGCCTAAGTATAATATATTATTAAAAGATGACAAAAATTACCCCTATATTAAAGTTACAGTAAATGAAGAGTATCCTCGCATAATGTTTACAAGAAGAATCGAGCCAGATGGTGCTAAATATTTTGGGCCTTATAGCAGTGCCTTTGCAGTGAGGGAGACTATAAAACTTGTCAGAAAAATGTTTCCAGTAAGGACATGTAACAGAAATATTGAAAAGGACATTGGTAAAGTTAGAGAATGTCTCTATTACCACATAGGATTGTGTTCTGCTCCTTGCACTAACAAAATAAATAAAGAAGATTATAGAAAATTAGTTGATCAGGCAGTTCTCTTTCTTGATGGAAAGAGAGATTGGCTCATACAAAAACTTAAAGAAGACATGCAAAAAGCGGCGGAAGAATTGAGGTTCGAGGAAGCGGCGAGGATTAGAGACCAGATTTTTGCCATTGAAAGGACATCAGAAAAACAAAAGGTAGTATCAGTAGGAGAAGATGAACAGGATATAATTTCAATGGCCCGAAGTGCGGATATTTCCTGTATACAGGTGTTCTTTGTACGAGATGGAAAATTAAGCGGAAGAGAGCATTATTATATGAAAAATACAGAAGGTATGGAAAGAGGAGAAGTAATCTCTTCCTTTATAAAGCAATTTTATGAAGGTGCTCCTTACATTCCTAAAGAAATAATAACTGATGTGGAATTAGACGAAAGAGAGCTTCTCAGTGAATGGTTATCACAAAAGAGAGGCAACAAAGTTTTTATAACAATTCCTGTAAGAGGTAAGAAAAAAGAACTGGTTGATATGGTTTATCAAAATGCTTTAGAAGCCCTGAAGAATGACATATCAATAAGAGATGAAATTTCAAAAGACCAGGCTGCATTAGAACTCTCTAATTTAGTGGGGCTTGATTACGCTAAGAGAATTGAAGCCTATGATATTTCAAACACAAGGGGTCAAGAAAATGTAGGGTCTATGGTGGTGTTTGTAGATGGAAAGCCAAAGAAAAGTCAGTACAGGAAGTTTAACATAAAATATGTAGAGGGACAAGACGATTATGAGAGTATGAGAGAGGTAATAGAAAGGCGGTTTTTGCACGGTATTGAAGAAAAAGAGCTTATTGAAAAAGGTGAACTTGAAGAGGATAAGGCCAAATTTGCTGAAATGCCAGATTTAATATTTGTAGATGGTGGCATAGGGCATGTAAATGCTGTACTGCAGGTGTTAAGTGGCTGGGGGATTTCTATTCCTGTTTATGGTATGGTAAAAGATTCAAAACACAGGACTCGAGGCCTTGTATCACCTCAAGGTGAAATTGACATCCCTATGACTACAAAAGCTTTTCGCCTGATTGCTCAAATACAAGAAGAGGCTCATAGGTTTGCTATAACTTTCCACAAAGAAAAGCAAAGCAAAAGATTTAAAAGCGAACTTCTCAATATCCCCGGCATAGGTGAAAAAAGGGCAAAAGCATTATATGATGCCTTCAAATCCATAGAAGAAATAAAAAGGGCAAGTGTGGAGGACCTTAAAAAAGTGGAAGGAATGAATGAAAAAGCTGCTCAAGCTGTATATGAATATTTTAGGAAATAA
- the hprK gene encoding HPr(Ser) kinase/phosphatase: MDKIPVETLIKDLNLEVIVEAKNNKIDITTSDVNRPGLQFSGFYEHFAYERVQIIGKVETTFIEQLPDGVLAERADKFFTYPIPCLIVTRDLNIRQELIDAAQKYDRYLLRTKEASTKFINRLINYLDEKLAPQITIHGDLVDVYGIGVLLLGESGIGKSETALELIKRGHRLVADDAVEISKISEDKLQGSSPEIIRHFIEIRGIGILDIKTLYGVGSVRNTMNIDLVIQLEEWDEDKYYDRLGLEDEYIKFLDVKVPKLTIPVRPGRNLAIIVEVAAMNHRQKQMGYNAAHELNKKLLKQIGN; this comes from the coding sequence GTGGATAAGATTCCTGTTGAAACTTTGATAAAGGATTTAAATTTAGAAGTCATTGTTGAGGCCAAAAATAATAAAATAGATATAACAACAAGTGATGTAAATAGGCCGGGCTTACAATTTTCCGGCTTTTATGAGCATTTTGCTTATGAAAGAGTGCAAATAATAGGAAAAGTCGAGACAACTTTTATAGAACAGCTGCCAGATGGCGTATTAGCTGAAAGAGCAGATAAATTCTTTACTTACCCCATTCCTTGCCTTATTGTAACAAGAGATTTAAATATACGCCAAGAACTTATAGATGCTGCCCAAAAGTACGATAGATATCTTTTGAGGACGAAAGAAGCTTCTACGAAATTTATAAATAGATTAATAAATTACCTTGATGAAAAGTTAGCACCACAAATTACTATTCACGGAGACCTTGTAGATGTGTATGGTATAGGTGTTCTTTTATTAGGAGAAAGTGGCATAGGTAAAAGTGAAACAGCATTAGAGCTAATCAAAAGGGGACACAGGTTAGTTGCTGATGATGCAGTGGAGATTAGCAAGATAAGTGAGGACAAGCTTCAAGGGAGTTCACCGGAGATAATAAGACATTTTATTGAGATAAGGGGCATTGGCATACTTGATATTAAGACGTTGTACGGTGTGGGGTCTGTTAGAAATACAATGAATATAGATTTAGTCATTCAATTGGAGGAATGGGATGAAGATAAATATTATGACAGGTTAGGATTAGAAGATGAATATATTAAATTTTTAGATGTCAAAGTTCCAAAGCTTACTATACCTGTAAGGCCAGGAAGAAATCTCGCGATAATAGTAGAAGTAGCAGCGATGAACCACAGGCAAAAACAGATGGGATACAACGCTGCCCATGAGCTTAACAAAAAATTATTAAAACAAATAGGGAATTAA
- a CDS encoding ROK family protein, with translation MRIGVDLGGTNIAVGLVDEEGRIVATGSRPTKPERGYEAIAKDIADIAFELIKRSNLSVSDIKSMGIGVPGVADSEKGIVIRAVNLFWTKVPLVKEIRKYIDLPIYMDNDANVAALAEAAYGAGKGSKSSVTITLGTGVGSGFILDGKIYNGAHHFAPELGHIVIGDNGIRCNCGKIGCLETYASATALIREGKKAVEKDPNSLILKFANGDINSITAKNVIDAAKQYDEQAMRIFNDYVKYLAIGIVNVINMFDPEVIILGGGVANAGDFLIKPLKKEVAENILFKDLPYADIRKAELGNDAGIIGAAILS, from the coding sequence ATGAGAATTGGTGTTGACCTTGGAGGCACTAATATTGCTGTTGGATTGGTGGATGAAGAGGGACGTATAGTAGCTACAGGTAGCAGGCCGACAAAACCCGAAAGGGGTTATGAAGCGATTGCCAAAGACATAGCGGATATAGCTTTTGAACTTATTAAGAGGAGTAATCTAAGTGTAAGTGATATTAAGTCAATGGGAATAGGAGTCCCGGGCGTAGCAGATAGCGAAAAAGGCATAGTAATACGAGCGGTGAATCTGTTTTGGACAAAAGTTCCTCTTGTAAAAGAAATAAGAAAATACATTGATTTGCCAATATATATGGACAATGATGCAAATGTAGCAGCTTTGGCAGAAGCAGCATATGGGGCTGGCAAAGGTTCTAAGTCCTCAGTGACAATTACCTTAGGAACAGGAGTAGGTTCTGGTTTTATCCTTGATGGTAAAATATACAATGGTGCACATCATTTTGCACCTGAGCTTGGACACATAGTGATAGGAGACAATGGTATAAGATGTAATTGTGGTAAAATTGGATGTTTAGAGACATATGCTTCAGCAACTGCTTTAATAAGAGAAGGGAAAAAGGCAGTAGAAAAAGATCCCAATTCTCTTATTTTAAAATTTGCAAATGGGGATATAAACAGCATCACGGCTAAAAATGTAATTGACGCGGCGAAGCAGTACGATGAGCAAGCAATGAGAATTTTCAACGACTACGTCAAATACTTAGCTATTGGGATTGTAAATGTGATAAACATGTTTGACCCTGAAGTGATAATATTGGGTGGAGGAGTTGCAAATGCAGGAGATTTTCTCATAAAGCCTCTTAAAAAAGAAGTGGCAGAGAATATTTTATTCAAAGACTTACCGTATGCTGACATAAGAAAAGCAGAGCTTGGAAATGATGCAGGGATCATCGGTGCTGCCATATTAAGTTAA
- a CDS encoding long-chain-fatty-acid--CoA ligase, with product MKIHELYKNAKVSENHVAIKFKDRVYTYGEVDTLIDKYASFFQSIGVKKGDRVALSFPNCPEYIFSFMGVSKAGAIVVPLNMMLTLEEIAYIIMESGANTLVVHPVIAQKVDKSQLGRLNLKNVIVLDENTINAILKMGPSQHVEIEPDEVCTYIYTSGTTGKPKGAMLTHNNFIADVKAMDEVSDLGPSDNFLAVLPLFHSFSWTVNILLGFYLGSVITIKESFMPKDTLETLTKEDVTVFCGVPSMFAVLMRMAEKGQFKALRLAISGGAPLAPEIQRGFEEKFNFPLVEGYGLSEAAPVALLNPLEPDAIRKPGSVGLPLPCVEAKIMDENDNELPVGEVGELVLRGPNIMVGYHNMPEETAKTLRGGWLHTGDLAKKDEDGYFYIVDRLKDMIILGGFNVYPREVEDALLEHPDVLEAAVIGVGDPLKGEEVKAFVVLKEGAKADRKELQSFLKDKLASYKIPKIFEFVPELPKNAAGKIQKKLLK from the coding sequence ATGAAAATTCATGAACTTTACAAAAACGCAAAAGTGTCTGAGAACCATGTGGCGATAAAATTTAAAGACAGAGTTTATACTTATGGAGAAGTGGATACTTTAATAGATAAATACGCTTCTTTTTTTCAATCAATAGGTGTTAAAAAAGGTGATAGGGTGGCTTTAAGTTTCCCAAATTGTCCTGAATATATTTTTTCTTTTATGGGAGTGTCAAAAGCAGGGGCGATTGTTGTTCCACTTAACATGATGCTTACTCTTGAAGAAATAGCTTATATAATCATGGAATCAGGAGCTAATACTTTGGTAGTTCATCCTGTAATAGCACAAAAAGTTGATAAATCTCAATTGGGAAGATTGAATCTTAAAAATGTGATCGTTTTAGATGAAAATACAATTAATGCAATTTTAAAAATGGGTCCTTCTCAACATGTTGAAATAGAACCAGACGAAGTATGTACGTATATATATACCTCTGGAACGACAGGGAAACCTAAAGGTGCGATGCTTACTCACAATAACTTCATTGCTGATGTAAAAGCTATGGATGAGGTTTCTGACTTAGGGCCTTCTGATAATTTTTTAGCTGTATTGCCTTTGTTTCATAGTTTTTCTTGGACAGTCAACATACTTCTTGGATTTTATTTGGGTTCTGTTATTACAATAAAAGAAAGTTTTATGCCAAAAGACACATTGGAGACACTGACAAAAGAAGATGTAACTGTTTTTTGCGGAGTGCCTTCGATGTTTGCGGTCCTTATGAGAATGGCAGAAAAGGGACAATTTAAAGCTTTAAGGTTAGCTATATCAGGTGGAGCTCCATTAGCGCCTGAGATACAAAGAGGATTTGAGGAAAAATTCAATTTTCCGCTTGTAGAAGGCTATGGGTTAAGTGAGGCAGCTCCTGTTGCACTTTTAAATCCTTTAGAGCCTGATGCCATAAGAAAACCGGGGTCTGTTGGGTTGCCACTTCCTTGTGTTGAAGCAAAGATAATGGATGAAAATGATAACGAACTCCCCGTTGGAGAAGTAGGAGAGCTTGTTTTAAGGGGGCCTAATATAATGGTTGGCTATCACAACATGCCAGAAGAAACTGCTAAGACTTTAAGAGGTGGTTGGCTCCACACGGGTGACCTTGCAAAAAAAGATGAAGACGGATATTTTTACATTGTAGATAGACTAAAAGACATGATAATATTAGGTGGGTTTAATGTATATCCGAGGGAAGTTGAAGATGCCTTATTAGAACATCCTGATGTTTTAGAAGCAGCTGTGATAGGAGTGGGTGATCCATTGAAAGGAGAAGAAGTTAAAGCTTTTGTGGTGCTAAAAGAAGGAGCGAAAGCTGATAGAAAAGAGCTTCAAAGCTTTTTAAAGGATAAATTGGCTTCATATAAGATTCCAAAGATTTTTGAGTTTGTACCCGAACTTCCCAAGAATGCAGCTGGTAAAATACAAAAGAAATTGTTAAAATAA